A region from the Salvia splendens isolate huo1 chromosome 15, SspV2, whole genome shotgun sequence genome encodes:
- the LOC121767186 gene encoding aquaporin NIP2-1-like yields the protein MENDGSTNIPTFFKHNYPPDFLKKVIAEIIATYLLVFVTCGTAGLSSIDEHKISRLGASVAGGLIVTVMIYAVGHISGAHMNPAVTLAFAAVRHFPWNQVPFYAAAQVTGATCAGFTLRVLLQPMKHVGTTSPSGTDLQALIMEIVVTFSMMFVTSAVATDTKAIGELAGIAVGSAVCITSILAGPISGGSMNPARTIGPALASNYYKGIWVYLLGPVCGTLGGAWSYNLIRVSEDPTAAITPSLSLSFKLRRMRSTDSNVLPNQNLNHV from the exons atggagaACGATGGAAGTACCAACATTCCCACCTTCTTCAAACATAATTACCCGCCAGATTTTCTCAAAAAG GTAATTGCGGAGATAATAGCGACATATTTATTGGTGTTTGTGACATGTGGCACGGCCGGTCTAAGTAGTATCGATGAACACAAGATTTCAAGGCTCGGAGCCTCCGTCGCCGGCGGTCTCATCGTCACCGTCATGATCTACGCCGTCGGCCACATCTCCGGCGCCCACATGAACCCCGCCGTCACCCTCGCCTTCGCCGCCGTCCGCCATTTTCCGTGGAATCAG GTACCATTTTATGCAGCTGCACAGGTAACAGGTGCTACTTGTGCTGGATTCACTCTACGTGTTCTATTACAACCTATGAAACATGTGGGCACAACTTCTCCTTCTGGGACAGACCTTCAAGCCTTAATCATGGAAATAGTAGTTACATTTTCCATGATGTTCGTCACCTCTGCCGTTGCTACTGATACCAAAGCT ATTGGGGAGCTTGCAGGGATCGCGGTCGGGTCTGCAGTGTGCATCACTTCCATCTTAGCAGG GCCGATATCTGGAGGATCGATGAACCCAGCAAGGACGATCGGCCCTGCACTGGCAAGCAACTACTACAAAGGAATTTGGGTGTATTTACTAGGCCCAGTTTGTGGCACATTAGGTGGAGCTTGGTCTTATAACCTTATACGTGTTTCGGAAGATCCTACCGCTGCAATAACCCCATCCCTCTCACTGTCGTTCAAGCTCCGTCGTATGAGGAGCACCGACAGCAATGTGCTGCCAAACCAAAATCTCAACCATGTGTGA
- the LOC121767497 gene encoding structural maintenance of chromosomes protein 4-like: MGIDMESTTTAADSVPEPTRKATPAPRLFIQEMVMKNFKSYAGEQRVGPFHKNFSAVVGPNGSGKSNVIDAMLFVFGKRAKQMRLNKVSELIHNSTNHQNLESAGVSVHFQEIIDLDDGNYEVVSGSDFIITRVAFRDNSSKYYINDRASNFTEVTKFLRGKGVDLDNNRFLILQGEVEQISLMKPKAQGPHDEGFLEYLEDIIGTNKYVENIDESFKELEALNEKRTSVVQMVKLAEKETESLEGVKNEAEEYMLKELSLLKWQEKATKLASENNITEIADIQAAISSLEANVKSERNKIQENTRTLKELEALHVKYMKRHEELDNDLRRSRNDIKEFERQNLKDREDYDHLKKKIKKLNDKLERDVTKIADYTKECEDSVIEIPKLEEQICQLQKQLVNEEKILEEIEETSKAETEVFRSELADVRTELEPWEKQMIDCRGKLEVASAEKDLLNRKHEAGCAAYEDAKKKIVEINATIETKTSAVKDIENELVKKKSEASEARRVEQALLEEQHKLVPLEQAARQRVAELSSTMESERNQSSVLKAIIHAKEANIIPGIYGRMGDLGAIDAKYDIAISTACAGLDYIVVEKTSAAQACVELLRSQNLGVATFMILEKQTNHLPRLREKVVTPEGVPRLFDLIKVQDERMKLAFFAALGNTIVAKDIDQATRIAYGGKNGSWRVVTLDGALFEKSGTMTGGGNRPSGGKMGTSIRASVSGEAVATAEKELSDLAERLNNIRNRISDAIRSYRDSENAISPLEMNLTKTRKEIESLKLLLGDLEKQLSSLKAGSQASKAELAKLQELEHIISDEEKEMNRLLKGSEQLINKALELQNKIENAGGERLKNQKAKVSKIQSDIDKNSTKINRGKVQIETGQKTIEKLTKGIEESKVEKERLLGEKEKLRTASKETEEKAIKVMEDSVKIQGVINEHKEVLDQAKSDYENLKKVMDTLRTSQVDAEYKLQDKRKACKELEIKGKAYKKRLDDLEISISKHLDQIQKDLVDPVKLEIVLTDATLAQTSDLKQGLEKVALLEAQLKDMNPNLDSISEYRKKVSLYNERVADLNLVTQQRDDIKKQYDEWRKKRLDEFMAGFNTISLKLKEMYQMITLGGDAELELVDSLDPFSEGVVFSVRPPKKSWKNIANLSGGEKTLSSLALVFALHHYKPTPLYVMDEIDAALDFKNVSIVGHYVKDRTKDAQFIIISLRNNMFELADRLVGIYKTDNCTKSITINPESFVVCKQQAS, from the exons ATGGGGATAGATATGGAATCGACAACCACCGCCGCCGACTCCGTTCCCGAGCCAACTCGGAAGGCGACCCCAGCTCCTAGGCTATTTATTCAGGAGATGGTGATGAAGAATTTCAAATCATATGCGGGCGAACAGCGCGTTGGCCCCTTTCACAAG AATTTCTCCGCTGTGGTCGGTCCTAATGGAAGTGGGAAGAGCAACGTCATAGATGCGATGCTTTTTGTGTTTGGGAAGAGAGCTAAACAG ATGAGGCTAAATAAAGTTTCGGAGCTTATTCACAACTCTACAAATCACCAGAACTTGGAAAGTGCTGGTGTATCAGTTCACTTTCAGGAGATTATTGATTTG GATGATGGGAATTATGAAGTTGTCTCCGGAAGTGATTTCATAATTACACGCGTTGCATTTCGGGATAACTCCTCTAAGTATTATATCAACGATAGAGCAAGTAATTTCACAGAGGTGACCAAATTTTTAAGAGGGAAAGGTGTTGATTTGGATAACAACCGATTTCTGATTCTTCAG GGTGAGGTGGAACAAATATCACTTATGAAGCCAAAGGCACAGGGGCCTCATGATGAAGGCTTTCTAGAgtatcttgaggatattattgGAACTAACAAATATGTAGAAAACATTGATGAATCATTTAAGGA GCTGGAAGCACTTAATGAAAAGAGAACTAGTGTGGTTCAAATGGTGAAGTTGGCTGAGAAAGAAACAGAGAGCCTGGAG GGTGTCAAGAATGAAGCAGAAGAATACATGCTTAAGGAACTGTCACTGTTAAAATGGCAAGAGAAAGCTACCAAGTTGGCTTCTGAAAATAATATCACTGAAATAGCAGATATTCAGGCAGCTATTTCTAGCCTAGAGGCAAATGTAAAGTCTGAAAG GaataaaatacaagaaaatacCAGAACATTGAAAGAACTTGAAGCTTTGCATGTGAAGTACATGAAGAGACATGAG gAACTGGATAATGATCTCCGGCGCTCAAGAAATGATATAAAGGAATTTGAAAGGCAGAACCTGAAAGATCGAGAAGATTATGACCACTtgaagaaaaagataaaaaagctGAATGACAAGCTCGAAAGG GACGTGACCAAAATTGCAGATTATACTAAAGAGTGCGAGGACTCTGTGATTGAGATTCCTAAGCTTGAGGAACAAATTTGTCAGCTGCAGAAACAGTTAGTGAACGAGGAGAAGATCTTGGAAGAAATAGAAGAAACTTCTAAAG CTGAAACCGAAGTTTTTCGTAGCGAGCTTGCTGATGTTCGTACTGAACTAGAACCCTGGGAAAAGCAAATGATTGATTGCAGAGGAAAACTTGAAGTTGCTTCTGCTGAAAAAGATCTCTTGAATAGAAAG CATGAAGCTGGTTGTGCTGCATATGAAGATGCAAAGAAGAAGATAGTTGAAATTAATGCAACAATTGAGACAAAAACTTCAGCTGTTAAAGATATTGAAAATGAGCTAGTGAAGAAGAAATCTGAAGCATCTGAAGCTCGTAGAGTGGAGCAA GCTTTGCTTGAAGAACAACACAAGTTAGTTCCTCTAGAACAGGCTGCTAGACAAAGGGTTGCTGAGCTGTCATCTACTATGGAATCTGAAAGGAACCAAAGTTCTGTCTTAAAAGCAATAATTCACGCTAAAGAAGCTAATATTATACCGGGAATATATGGCCGAATGGGAGATCTAGGGGCCATTGATG CAAAATATGATATTGCTATATCAACTGCATGTGCTGGACTTGATTATATTGTTGTGGAGAAAACATCTGCAGCCCAAGCATGCGTCGAGCTGCTGCGTAGCCAAAACCTTGGTGTTGCTACATTCATGATTCTG GAAAAGCAAACCAATCATCTACCTAGGTTAAGGGAGAAAGTTGTCACACCAGAGGGTGTTCCTCGCTTATTTGATCTCATCAAGGTTCAGGATGAGAGGATGAAACTTGCTTTTTTTGCAGCACTGGGGAACACCATTGTAGCTAAAGATATTGATCAG GCCACTCGAATCGCTTATGGTGGAAAGAATGGATCCTGGCGTGTCGTCACACTTGATGGTGCTCTTTTTGAAAAATCTGGTACAATGACTGGTGGTGGGAATCGGCCAAGTGGTGGCAAAATGGGGACCTCTATTCGTGCTAGTGTGTCTGGAGAGGCTGTGGCAACTGCTGAAAAGGAGCTATCAGATTTGGCTGAAAGGCTAAATAATATTAGGAACAGAATATCTGATGCTATTAGGAGTTACAGAGATTCAGAAAATGCGATTTCACCCTTGGAGATGAATTTAACAAAAACCCGGAAGGAG ATAGAGAGTCTAAAGCTATTACTTGGAGATCTAGAAAAACAGCTGTCTTCACTGAAGGCAGGATCACAGGCATCAAAGGCAGAGCTGGCTAAGCTGCAAGAACTTGAACACATCATTTCCGATGAAGAGAAAGAAATGAACAGGCTTCTCAAAGGTTCAGAACAACTAATAAACAAG GCTTTGGAGCTCCAGAACAAAATAGAAAATGCTGGAGGGGAAAGGCTGAAAAATCAGAAAGCTAAAGTTAGCAAGATTCAGTCT GATATTGATAAAAACAGCACTAAGATCAACCGCGGCAAAGTCCAGATTGAAACTGGCCAGAAGACAATTGAAAAATTGACGAAGGGGATTGAAGAGTCCAAAGTTGAGAAGGAAAGGCTATTGGGTGAAAAGGAGAAATTACGTACCGCATCCAAGGAAACTGAAGAAAAAGCTATAAAAGTTATGGAGGATTCTGTTAAGATACAGGGG GTAATTAATGAGCATAAGGAAGTTCTGGACCAAGCAAAATCAGACTATGAAAACCTTAAGAAAGTCATGGATACCTTACGAACATCTCAG GTTGATGCTGAATACAAGCTGCAAGATAAGAGGAAAGCATGCAAGGAGCTAGAAATTAAGGGGAAAGCTTACAAGAAAAGGCTTGATGATCTTGAAATATCTATATCAAAGCACCTGGATCA GATTCAGAAGGATTTGGTGGATCCGGTGAAGCTAGAGATAGTTCTGACAGATGCAACTCTTGCTCAAACAAGTGACCTTAAGCAGGGTCTTGAGAAGGTGGCGCTCCTTGAAGCTCAATTGAAGGACATGAACCCAAACCTTGACTCAATCTCAGA GTATCGGAAGAAAGTTAGTTTGTATAATGAGAGAGTTGCAGATCTTAATTTGGTCACTCAACAACGTGATGACATAAAGAAGCAATATGATGAATGGAGGAAGAAGAG GTTAGATGAATTCATGGCTGGTTTTAACACAATTTCGTTGAAACTGAAAGAGATGTATCAG ATGATAACACTGGGAGGGGATGCTGAACTCGAGTTAGTGGACTCCTTAGATCCATTCTCAGAAGGTGTCGTCTTCAGTGTCAGACCACCAAAAAAGAGCTGGAAGAACATTGCCAACTTATCAGGAGGCGAAAAG ACCCTCAGCTCACTAGCCCTAGTATTCGCCCTCCACCATTACAAACCAACCCCACTTTACGTGATGGATGAGATCGATGCTGCTCTAG ATTTCAAGAACGTATCTATCGTGGGGCATTATGTAAAGGATCGTACAAAGGATGCACAATTCATCATCATAAG CCTGCGTAATAATATGTTCGAGTTGGCTGATCGACTTGTTGGAATATACAAAACTGATAATTGCACAAAGAGCATCACCATCAATCCTGAGAGCTTTGTTGTTTGTAAGCAACAGGCTTCTTAA
- the LOC121768682 gene encoding E3 ubiquitin-protein ligase CHFR-like, with amino-acid sequence MDPEYYYHTSFSITKKAARTTIFPHLQINFNLSLHKEYTNYLINFETGPRHLPLPLSHRSPSTALIIVREHLSFDDVQEAVGAAIGDSLRGHERSHAILLAWERLLGAFSPQEPLPKYVELDFDMDVWTRYWYVHGEGSDDGGGMVPAAEEEIRMLEECDVAEEERYCSICLEELGVALRMPCSHVFHGGCIKDWLRKSHYCPLCRYQMPTATTE; translated from the coding sequence ATGGATCCTGAATACTATTACCACACCAGTTTCTCCATAACCAAAAAGGCAGCCCGCACCACAATATTCCCTCACCTCCAAATCAATTTCAACCTTTCCCTCCACAAAGAATACACCAACTACCTCATAAACTTCGAAACCGGCCCTCGCCATCTCCCTCTGCCTCTCTCGCACCGCAGCCCCAGCACGGCCCTCATCATCGTCCGAGAACATCTCTCGTTCGACGACGTGCAAGAGGCGGTGGGAGCAGCCATAGGCGACAGCCTCCGCGGTCACGAGCGCAGCCACGCGATCTTGCTGGCGTGGGAGCGGCTGCTCGGGGCTTTCTCCCCGCAGGAACCCTTGCCCAAGTACGTCGAATTGGATTTCGATATGGATGTGTGGACCAGGTACTGGTACGTTCACGGCGAGGGGAGCGACGACGGTGGCGGCATGGTTCCtgcggcggaggaggagatACGGATGCTCGAGGAGTGCGATGTGGCGGAGGAGGAGAGGTACTGTTCGATTTGCTTGGAAGAGCTTGGTGTGGCGTTGAGAATGCCGTGTTCACATGTGTTTCACGGCGGTTGCATTAAGGATTGGCTGCGGAAGAGCCATTATTGCCCGCTTTGCCGATACCAGATGCCCACAGCCACCACCGAGTAg